In Lascolabacillus massiliensis, a single genomic region encodes these proteins:
- a CDS encoding TerC family protein — translation METSSVFWIGFLILIVVLLILDMFVFHKKGEIVSVKKALWLSLFWISLALIFNVIVYFIMGKELAFEFLTAYVIEKSLSVDNLFVFILIFSSFKIDPKYQHDVLFWGILGALVFRAIFIFAGIALIERFAWIMYVFGGFLVITGIKMVLDNFKENKQEENESAKDLNQNFFVRLIRKYFPTTDDMSDGKFFKKINGRHFATPLFMSLIVIELTDLVFAVDSIPAVLAISTNMFIVYTSNIFAILGLRSLYFALRGVMDYFHYLKYALSIILVFIGSKMMINHFAHTQNSEFYIPTLTSLFIIIALITVSIIASVIRSKKMEKKVIAEPIINTSERKEI, via the coding sequence ATGGAAACTAGTTCCGTTTTTTGGATAGGATTCTTAATCCTAATTGTAGTACTATTAATTCTTGATATGTTTGTTTTTCATAAGAAAGGAGAAATAGTAAGTGTTAAAAAAGCTCTTTGGCTTAGTCTTTTCTGGATTTCTTTAGCATTGATATTCAATGTGATAGTCTATTTTATAATGGGAAAAGAGCTCGCTTTTGAATTTCTGACTGCATATGTGATTGAGAAATCATTGAGTGTAGATAATCTTTTTGTGTTTATCCTTATATTCTCATCATTTAAAATAGATCCAAAGTATCAACATGATGTTCTTTTCTGGGGTATACTTGGAGCTCTTGTGTTCAGAGCTATTTTTATTTTTGCTGGTATTGCCCTGATTGAGAGATTTGCATGGATAATGTATGTTTTTGGAGGTTTTCTTGTAATTACGGGGATTAAGATGGTACTCGATAATTTTAAGGAAAATAAACAGGAGGAGAATGAATCAGCAAAAGATTTAAATCAGAATTTCTTTGTCAGATTAATTAGAAAATATTTTCCAACTACAGATGATATGTCGGATGGAAAGTTTTTCAAAAAAATAAATGGCAGACACTTTGCAACTCCTCTTTTTATGTCATTAATAGTAATTGAACTTACTGACCTGGTTTTTGCTGTAGATTCAATTCCTGCAGTGCTGGCCATTTCTACTAATATGTTTATAGTGTATACATCTAATATATTTGCTATACTGGGACTAAGATCTCTTTACTTTGCTCTCAGGGGAGTAATGGACTATTTCCATTATTTGAAATATGCACTTAGCATAATCTTGGTTTTTATTGGAAGTAAAATGATGATTAACCATTTTGCACATACGCAAAACAGTGAATTTTATATTCCAACCTTAACTTCTTTATTTATCATAATTGCTTTGATAACTGTTTCTATAATAGCATCTGTAATAAGAAGTAAAAAGATGGAGAAAAAGGTGATTGCAGAGCCTATAATAAATACATCAGAGAGAAAAGAGATTTAG